One Polynucleobacter sp. SHI8 genomic window, AAAGACCATACCCATAACCAACAGTCAATGACCAAATGATAATAATTGCGACCATCCACCATAAACTCACCACTAAAGCACTGACTTGTGGAGTGAAATAAAGCCCTAAAGCTGTGCCTATGATCCATTGAGCAGAGTTACGAAAGGGAGTCCAACTAAGAGTTCTTAGACCTGAGATGGAAAGGATTGCGGTAATTATTAATGGACCTATCATCCATGGGAGGGGAGTATGTAAGGATTCACAAATAAGTGCAGCAATCAATGCAACAAGGATAGTGAAAAAGATACGTAATATTGAAATCATCAATGGCTTAAAAAACGTTCCCCATAGCACATAATTTTAAGTTGAAGATAGAACTATTTCCCATCATTAATTACTTGAAATCTAGTTGTCAAAAGAAATTACTTATTAATCTATTTCTTCTTACTCCTAATCATTAAAATCCATAAAGATAGGTAGGGTTGTCAACCATAATTTTTTGTAAGCTGCTAGGGTTTTCAATCCATTGTGCAATTTGATTGACTAATTCACCATCGTCTGGCATCGGAGTGCCAGGTGCCATATTGACATGTGGCCAATCAAAACCCCAGACCAATTGATCTGGTACTGCTTCCACAAGAGCTTGGGCAAAAGGTATGATATCTCGATACTGGAGAGGATCCTTAGAGGTTCTATAAGGGGCAGAAAACTTGGACCATCCTTTACCGGTTTTTAAGAAGGCAATTAAGCTTTGAAAGCCCTTTTCCTCAACACCTTTTTCAATCACTGGTCGACCCATATGATCAATCACTACATCAATAGGAAAGTCGGCAAAGGTTTCAGTTAAGTTCGGAAACTTTTCTACATCAAGAAGAAATTGTGTATGCCAATTATATTGTTTGACTCGCTGAGCTAATTTTTTTGCGGCGTCAAGTGATAAGCCGATTTGATTCACCAAGTTGCAGCGAAACCCCCTGACTCCACCAAGATGAAGGCGCTCAAGTTCTTTGTCGGTAATGGATTCATCAACAAGACCAATCGCCCTAAACCGATCTGGAGCACTAGCGATAACATCTAAGGCAAGAGAATTATCAAGGCCATATACATTGGCATGAACAATCACTGCTCGCTCAATACCAATCGTATCGATCACTTTTAAATAATCAGCAATCAAAACGGAAGGAGGCAGATATGCAGGATTTTTAATTAAAGGATATTTAATAGGATCATCAAATAGATGGCAGTGACAATCCGTAGCGTTCTTGGGTAAGACTATGTTGGGCTTTGTTGTATCTTTATGTGGTTGTGGATTTTGAAAAACAGAGGTGTTAGACATGGAAGTAATCTTTTTTAATGATGAGAGAAGATGGAAATTTTTGAAAATTATTCAGCTTTAATCCCCGTAATTTTGATTACGTTAGCCCAATGAGCAGTATCTTTTTTTAATAAGGCAGCTAGAACTTCTGCAGATCCAGGATCAGGATCATAAGCTAGTGCAATTAATTGTTGTTTGATTTCGGGACTATTTAAGCATTGTATAAAGGCTTGGTTAAGACGTAGCGCAATATTTTTGGGTAACCCCGCAGGGCCAAAAAGACCATACCATGTATTCAGTTCATAACCTGGTATGGTTTCTGAAATACTAGCAACAGAGGACAGAACTGGAGTTCGTTTTAATGTTGTCGTTCCTAGTGGAACTAACTTTCCCGCTTGTATTTGGGCAAGTACTGTTGAGGTATTCGTAATCAATATATCGACTTCGTTGGCAAGAACGGCAGATACTGCAGGACCCCCACCTTTATAGGGAATGTGTGAATACTGAGTCCCAGTTGCAAGACCAAGCACTTCCATACCCAAGTGAGGAGTACTGCCTATTCCAGCAGAAGAGTAATTGATTTTTTTTGGATCTTCTTTTGCAACTGCAATTAATCCTGAAATATTTTTGGCTCTAAATTTTGGGTTTGCAACGAGAACACTGGGAGTGTTGACCATCATTGCTATCGGAGTTAAATCTTTAATAGGATCAAAGTTAAGTTGTGTGTATAGCGCGCTACTGATGGGCAAAGAACTATTACCTAAGAGTAAGGTATATCCATCTGGTGAGGATTTAGCAACATAATCAGCGCCAATATTTCCATTAGCTCCTGGCTTATTATCTAAGATGATGGTTTGGCCCAATAACTCAGATAGTTTTTTGCTTAAGGGGCGCATTAAAACATCAGCACCGCCACCAGGTGGAAATGGAATAACAATTTTAATTGGCTTTGATGGATATTCTTGAGCGAATGAAATGTGGGTTGTACAAAATACAAGATGAGTTAATACGAGAATACACTTCGCCAATGAGCTTTTCATTGTGTCTCCATTTGTTTTTTTATGTCTTATATTAACAAAATATTTGAAGAATGATAAAACTTTATTTGATACTTTTCGGATAGTTCTAATTTGTGTCAAAATAAATCAAGTTTTTTAATCATGGCATTAAATTTTTACGACTTGTTCCTGCCAGAATCCATCTTTTTAGATATTGTGGCAGCTGCTAAATGTTTAATAAATCATTCTATTTAACAAAATGTAGAGAGTAAACTCAACTTTATTGAACCTACCTTGATGCAGTGATAAGATAATAAAACAATATCGACCCATATTAAGAGTACATAAATTCGATATTTCCTTTACGTTGCACAATAATATGGGTTTTACTAATTAATAATTTTGAGACCATTAAATGCAAATTAATCTTCCAAGCGTACATGCTGAAGTACAAGCCCTTTTTGATCAATATGAAGATGCCTTGATTCACAATAAGATTGATATTTTGGATAATTCATTTTGGAATAATCCATTAGTGATTCGTTATGGCATGAATGAAAATTTATATGGATTTGACGAGATAGCTGCCTTTCGCGCCGCAAGGCCTTCGAAAGGCTTGTTAAGAAGCATCAGTAGAACGGTCATCACTACTTTTGGCAATGATCTAGCAACAGCTAATACCTTATTTGAAAGAGATACTGTTCCAGGAAAAATGGGGCGTCAATCTCAGACTTGGGTTAGAACACCGGAAGGTTGGAGAATAGTTTCCGCTCATGTTAGTTTGATAGATAAAGTATAAATAAAAGGAATTTATGATTACGAACGGCTTGTTTCACATCGCGGTTAAAACAAACAACTTAGAGGCAACTAAAGAGTTCTATATCAAGGTGTTAGGATTGATTGATATTTATCGCCCTGACTTTGGATTCCCTGGAGCATGGCTTGCAGCCCCGATCCCGGGTGGACAAGCCATACTTCATTGTTATGCTGGTGGACCAGCGTTGGGCGCCGATGGTAAAACGGAGTTAGGCACCGCTGCAATTGACCACATTTCATTTTCTTGTTCTGGGTATCATGAGTATCGTCAAAAATTTATCGAAATGAAATTACCTTATCGTGAATTTTTAGTACCCAACACGACCATTTGGCAGCTGTTTATTTATGATCCAAGTGGCGTCCAACTCGAATTAACCTTTGAAGGAAAAATTGAGAAGGGGCCGCTACCCGATATGTCAGATGGTAAGCGCTATATTGCTGGTTCGAGTTTCTTTGACCCTAAAGTCTACAAATAAAAAGACTTTTTAATTACCAAGGTCAACAATCGCAATCACAGGTCCCCCACCTCGTGGTCCTTGGTGCATAGCGTCAACCGATACAAATACAGCAGGATCACCAATCGCTGCAGCTGCAACTCCGCCAACAGCTGCTTTTGAGTGGCGATGATGGTGAACATCGGAGTCGTCTAACATAATTTGCCGGCGACCACGAAGTTTACCTGTTTGATCCGCTTCACATTTAATAAAGCAATTAACCAATTTGCCGTTTAAGTCACTTGCTCTAGGACGGTCAGGTAAAGTTAACCCCGCAGATCGGATAGCATCATAGATTCCATCGATATCAATGGCGTCACGCATAATGCCATGGCCGATGCTGAAACGTCCACCAGCTCCTACTTTATTTCCAAGTAGAACTATTTGAGCGAAATCTAATTCAACTCCAGAAGAGCATGATGATACGGATGAAAATAAGTCATGATTCTCACAGATATCTTCTTCCGTTGGCATGGAGATTTCGCCAAGAGCTACAGCAATTCCTAAAGCAGTCGTGCCG contains:
- a CDS encoding amidohydrolase family protein, producing MSNTSVFQNPQPHKDTTKPNIVLPKNATDCHCHLFDDPIKYPLIKNPAYLPPSVLIADYLKVIDTIGIERAVIVHANVYGLDNSLALDVIASAPDRFRAIGLVDESITDKELERLHLGGVRGFRCNLVNQIGLSLDAAKKLAQRVKQYNWHTQFLLDVEKFPNLTETFADFPIDVVIDHMGRPVIEKGVEEKGFQSLIAFLKTGKGWSKFSAPYRTSKDPLQYRDIIPFAQALVEAVPDQLVWGFDWPHVNMAPGTPMPDDGELVNQIAQWIENPSSLQKIMVDNPTYLYGF
- a CDS encoding tripartite tricarboxylate transporter substrate binding protein — translated: MKSSLAKCILVLTHLVFCTTHISFAQEYPSKPIKIVIPFPPGGGADVLMRPLSKKLSELLGQTIILDNKPGANGNIGADYVAKSSPDGYTLLLGNSSLPISSALYTQLNFDPIKDLTPIAMMVNTPSVLVANPKFRAKNISGLIAVAKEDPKKINYSSAGIGSTPHLGMEVLGLATGTQYSHIPYKGGGPAVSAVLANEVDILITNTSTVLAQIQAGKLVPLGTTTLKRTPVLSSVASISETIPGYELNTWYGLFGPAGLPKNIALRLNQAFIQCLNSPEIKQQLIALAYDPDPGSAEVLAALLKKDTAHWANVIKITGIKAE
- a CDS encoding VOC family protein is translated as MITNGLFHIAVKTNNLEATKEFYIKVLGLIDIYRPDFGFPGAWLAAPIPGGQAILHCYAGGPALGADGKTELGTAAIDHISFSCSGYHEYRQKFIEMKLPYREFLVPNTTIWQLFIYDPSGVQLELTFEGKIEKGPLPDMSDGKRYIAGSSFFDPKVYK
- the hpxZ gene encoding oxalurate catabolism protein HpxZ, which codes for MQINLPSVHAEVQALFDQYEDALIHNKIDILDNSFWNNPLVIRYGMNENLYGFDEIAAFRAARPSKGLLRSISRTVITTFGNDLATANTLFERDTVPGKMGRQSQTWVRTPEGWRIVSAHVSLIDKV